The following coding sequences are from one Oncorhynchus clarkii lewisi isolate Uvic-CL-2024 chromosome 20, UVic_Ocla_1.0, whole genome shotgun sequence window:
- the LOC139376139 gene encoding tubulin beta-2A chain-like → MREIVHIQAGQCGNQIGAKFWEVISDEHGIDPTGSYQGDSDLQLERINVYYNEASGNKFVPRAILVDLEPGTMDSVRSGPFGQLFRPDNFVFGQSGAGNNWAKGHYTEGAELVDSVLDVVRKESENCDCLQGFQLTHSLGGGTGSGMGTLLISKIREEYPDRIMNTFSVMPSPKVSDTVVEPYNATLSVHQLVENTDETFSIDNEALYDICFRTLKLTTPTYGDLNHLVSATMSGVTTCLRFPGQLNADLRKLAVNMVPFPRLHFFMPGFAPLTSRGSQQYRALSVPELTQQMFDAKNMMAACDPRHGRYLTVAAIFRGRMSMKEVDEQMLSVQNKNSSYFVEWIPNNVKTAVCDIPPRGLKMSATFIGNSTAIQELFRRISEQFTAMFRRKAFLHWYTGEGMDEMEFTEAESNMNDLVSEYQQYQDATADEIGEYEEDELEDEEQDVQQHHDVRH, encoded by the exons ATGAGGGAGATTGTTCATATCCAGGCCGGGCAATGCGGAAACCAGATTGGTGCGAAG TTCTGGGAGGTGATAAGTGACGAACATGGCATCGACCCCACCGGCAGTTACCAAGGTGACAGTGACCTGCAGCTGGAGAGGATTAACGTGTACTACAATGAAGCATCAG GTAACAAGTTTGTCCCCCGGGCCATCCTGGTGGATCTGGAGCCAGGCACCATGGACTCGGTCCGCTCAGGGCCCTTCGGCCAGCTCTTCAGACCAGACAACTTTGTCTTTG GTCAGAGTGGAGCTGGTAACAACTGGGCTAAAGGCCACTACACAGAGGGAGCCGAGCTGGTCGACTCTGTCCTGGACGTAGTCAGGAAGGAGTCTGAGAACTGTGACTGCCTCCAGGGCTTCCAGCTTACCCACTCCCTGGGAGGGGGCACCGGCTCTGGCATGGGCACCCTGCTCATCAGCAAGATCCGCGAGGAGTACCCGGACCGCATCATGAACACCTTCAGCGTCATGCCCTCACCCAAGGTGTCAGACACTGTGGTGGAGCCCTACAATGCCACCCTGTCAGTCCACCAGCTGGTGGAGAACACAGATGAGACCTTCAGCATCGACAACGAGGCTCTCTACGACATCTGCTTCCGTACCCTCAAACTCACCACGCCCACCTACGGAGATCTCAACCACCTGGTGTCGGCCACCATGAGCGGGGTTACCACCTGCCTGCGCTTCCCTGGTCAGCTTAACGCTGACCTCCGCAAGCTGGCTGTTAACATGGTGCCCTTCCCCCGCCTGCATTTCTTCATGCCCGGCTTCGCCCCTCTAACCAGCAGGGGGAGCCAGCAGTACCGTGCCCTCTCCGTGCCCGAGCTCACACAGCAGATGTTTGACGCAAAGAACATGATGGCCGCCTGCGACCCTCGCCACGGCCGCTACCTCACCGTGGCCGCCATCTTCCGCGGGCGCATGTCCATGAAGGAGGTGGACGAGCAGATGCTGAGTGTGCAGAACAAGAACAGCAGCTACTTCGTAGAATGGATCCCCAACAACGTGAAGACGGCCGTCTGCGACATCCCGCCCCGCGGCCTCAAGATGTCTGCCACCTTCATCGGCAACAGCACGGCCATCCAGGAGCTGTTCAGGAGGATCTCTGAGCAGTTCACCGCCATGTTCCGCCGTAAGGCCTTCCTTCACTGGTACACCGGAGAGGGTATGGACGAGATGGAGTTTACAGAAGCTGAGAGCAACATGAACGACCTGGTGTCTGAGTACCAGCAGTACCAGGACGCCACCGCTGACGAGATTGGCGAGTACGAAGAAGACGAGCTGGAGGATGAGGAGCAGGATGTCCAGCAGCACCATGATGTCCGCCACTGA